From Cucumis melo cultivar AY chromosome 3, USDA_Cmelo_AY_1.0, whole genome shotgun sequence:
ACTGGGTTGGTGGACGATACAGTGGTAAACATTTCTCGCTCTTTGAAAATTCTTCTGTGTATGCTTATGTTTGCTATCTCATACGTCACAACAAAACTGTTAAAATGTGAAGTTCAATTGCAGTTTGCAGTGCTGTAGGAGTGTTGCCTTTGTCTCTTCAATATGGCTTCTCAGTTGTTGAAAAGTATGGTCCCTTGTTATTCTAACATATAGTTTTGTCTTTTGTTATCTCAACATGGATAATTTGAGAATTAATTTGATTTGGATTTTTCCCTCAAGTAATCTGATGTATCGGTACCTGTGTAACATCAAATGCTTACTTCCATTTTAGCTTACAACAGTTGAATCTATATTGAAagataacaaaagaaaatgaaattttttgaaCTTCTGAAATTTAGTATACTAGTTGCTGAAGTCGTGTAATAAGAGtaacaaaaaatatattattttctgatctaaaaagataatatattatattgatCCTTTTTAAGTTTGAGACGTCTTAGATGATGCATTTCTTACACAGATTCTTGAAGGGAGCTTCAAGCATTGACCAGCATTTCTACACCTCTCCTTTTGAGAAAAATATTCCAGTAAGTCTGTGTGAAGCTAAACAAAGTAGTTAACGTTTTGCCACTGATACGTTTCCCTCTCCTTTCCTgattcttctctctttcttttagttttggatGTATTTCTTTCTGTGTATTTGGTCAAAAGCTGTACATTTTCTTGTCTATATTATTTCCTAACATTTTAACCATATTGTAATTCCTTTAGGTGCTTTTGGGATTGTTGAGCGTATGGAATGTTTCTTTTCTTGGGCATGCTGCAAGAGTAAGTTTTAGCAAATTTGTTTTGAGGGTTTgtgagaatattttctcttgTGAGCTTTAGTTATCTCTTATTCTTTGTCAATTCTATTGACGTCTATTACTTCCCAGGCCATCTTACCTTATTCCCAGGCTTTGGAGAAGTTTGCTCCACACATTCAGCAGGCATGCAGCTAAACTCTTCTTTGAGGAACTTTTTCGCTAGTGATAAATTCTAAAGGCTCATTCCACTGTACTCTAGGTTAGCATGGAGAGTAATGGCAAGGGTGTTTCAATTGATGGGGTTCCACTCCCTTTTGAGGCTGGAGAAATCGACTTTGGGGAACCTGGAACGAACGGCCAACACAGTTTTTACCAACTAATTCACCAAGTATGTATGGATATTTAAATTGTGCTCAAGTATGTATGTATGGATCTTGTTTTACAGCAAATGCTACTTTATGACCAGGGAGATTGTAAGTTCTGTTAGTTATTGCTATAAATTGATTGCTACGTTATCTgaactattttctttttaaattccAGGGGCGTGTTATTCCTTGTGATTTTATTGGTGTTGTGAAGAGCCAGCAACCCGTTTACTTAAAAGGTATTTGAGCCATATTTTAGTTTCAATCATAAAGAAGCCAGAATGAGCTTTTCTTATTGCAAATTCTAATTTCCCATTTGTCACATAGGTGAGGTCGTGAGTAATCATGATGAACTCATGTCGAACTTCTTTGCACAGCCAGATGCCCTAGCCTATGGGAAGGTCAGTTCTCACACTCTTCTATGAGAACTCTGAAAACGAACCATCTTCCATCCATACAATAATATGTATCTTTTATTTCTCCCTCCCCTGTTTGTGGAAATTGAGGTGTGATAACTTACTGTGTTCTTCCCGAACTAAAACATCCAACCACTTTTATAGACGCCAGAGCAATTGCATAAGGAGAATGTTCCAGAGCATCTTATTTCCCACAAGGTAACACTTAGATCTTTACTGCTATCTATCATTTTGAACTGGATTCAACAACCTAACTCTATTCCTTCCCTTCAGACATTTTCTGGAAATCGGCCTTCTCTCAGCATTCTTCTTCCATCATTAAGTGCTTACAACATTGGTCAGGTATCTCGTCTGTTTCAAAATACCCTATTTTTAAGGCTTTTTATTCAACCTACTTGCACCTTTTACATCGTGACTAATTATATTTAAACCACAGTTGCTAGCAATCTATGAACATAGAATTGCTGTAGAAGGATTTGTTTGGGGCATCAATTCCTTTGACCAGTGGGGAGTTGAATTGGGCAAGGTATGCTTTTCCATGATCATAACTCTTCACCctcacttttcttttcttttttttcgtgATGGCTTAGGTTGCATGGGTTTTATTGGTACTAATATACGTTATGCCATGTGCGATTGCAGTCGCTTGCTACCCAGGTTCGGAAACAGCTCAATGCATCTAGAACAAAGGGACAACCAATTGAAGGCTTTAACCACAGTACAACAACATTGTTGAAAAGATATCTAGAGGTATGATTGATCATTCATCAAAGTGGTGGCGATGTTGGTATCTCTTCAATGTTCATAATTAGAATTACTCTTAAGGCACATCACATCTTATGATTTTGTTGGTATCTTACTTTGCAGGCAAGTTCAGATGTACCATCCGATCTTCCTACTCTTCTACCCCGAATTTAACTGCTGCTGATGACCAAGAATTTTGATATTGGATAACATAAACTTAATCGTATATTTTCCTACTACTTTAAATGTATTGATGAAGTTTATGCTGAGTAACTTATCCTTAAACTATGCCCCACAACTTTTAATAAGCACAAATTTTCTACATTACAATGTGTACTATTGCAGAGCCCACCATGATGGGGAACAGTTGCATTTGCCAGGCCTCGAAATGAAATAAATTGTTGAGAACGTTTGATTGCTAAACTTCAGTTGTTATATACCCTTCAATCTTCATGTTTTATATCTGAAAACTTGACCATTCATTGATAGAAATGGCTACAAAACAAAGTTCTTTTTCCTGACAATCATATATATGTTCAACAAAAAGTTTGATATAGCTTTTGAGATACAAAATGGGAAAAAGAACTGAAAATCTGCCATTTCTAAGGTGGAGATTTCTCAAACACCTGTGGAGCCAAAGCCACCTTCACCTCTGAGAGTGGAATCCAAATCCTCGACCTCCATCACCTCCGGCGTCACAATTTTCTCAAGAATCATCTGAGCGATCCTGTCGCCCGCTTTCACCTCAAAGTCCACATCGGAGTGATTGAACAGTATCACTCCCACAGGGCCTCTGTAATCAGCATCAATAACACCAGCACCAACATCGATCGCATGCTTCAAAGCCAAACCAGAGCGCGGCGCTGGCAAATAGCCAAAAACGCTTTAGTATCAATCTCCAGAAAACAACCAATGTGCGGGAAAGAAGGTGCGTAAAGGGTTAGCTGAGAAGAAATACCGATCCGAGCGTAAGTTCCTTCCGGAATCGCAATGCTCAAGTCAGTTGGAACCAGAACTTTCCCTCGAGCAGGGACCTTCGTCTCTACTGCACTGTATTAACGTACAAAAGAATCAAACAAACGAGTTCATAAAGATAGATAAAAAGATCTCAGATGACACACCTTGAAAGGTCGTAACCAGCGGAGAGAGCGGAGGCTCGCGATGGCAACACGGCTTTCTCAGACAGCTTTTTCACTCTGAGAAGCATCGATGACTTGCTAACATTTTCAGATTCGCCATTGTCGTGAGTAAGCTTCTGCACCTTGGGCGACCGCAACGATTCCTGAACTTCTGAAGTGCCGTTCTGCGCCATCTTTAGGGTTTGAGAgaaataggaattgaacctgAAATTGATGCGGTTGGATTTAGaattggaggaagataaatggGGTTTATATCTCGGAAGACGAGAAAGAAATGCTCCATTGTCGACAATGGCGCCAATATTTCCCGCCATTTTGCGTCGCGATCGCCTTGCGCACGGTCCGGTTTGAACGAAGTCAGTGGCCGAACCAAGTACACCGGTTTTCAATGCTTTTGAACCGGCCAACCCGAACATGCTCGGTCTCGGTTATTTTTTGGAGATTCAAATTCAATACGAATCTTACCGGAGCCGCGAAGAAGACGAAGGCGAAGGGGGTGATGGGCGGCTCCACGTGAACTTAACCCTCTACTCTAgggttttcttttgtttaatgGACTTTAAGGAAAATTGGGCTGCTGGGTTGCTTTGCACACCCTCTTACGGTGACTTTGTAGTCAGGGATGAACACAAGCCCAACACCCTAAAGTCAAGGGATTTGAATCTTGGTTCATCCCAAACTCTAGAGCAAATTGAACCTGTTGATTCGATGAATTgattggtttttgtttttctcgTGAATATTAGCAATTCCTTAAAAATATACTTTAAAAGATGTGTTTGGATTAACTTATTACGCgtttagttttcaaaacaaatgaTTCATACTTTAAGTCACTCAAACCAATTTTTACCAACAAAATTTAAGATGCTTTTTAACTATTTCTTTAATCTCTATCTTTTAACCATGTCCCTTATTTATTGGCTCTAAAGTGTTacctttctcaaattctttgaattATGTTTTAAGACTTATTTTTTGTGTGTTGGGAAGGGAATCGAGATTCAAATCTATTTTTGTAATTCACTTTAATTTCTATTGGAGATATATAATAACTtagtaaaatttaattttgagtacTACTATTGTCAGTCAATTGATGGTTTTTAGTTCATTTTGGTGTTATACTTTTAAAACGTTTATTTTAGGTCTTATGatttcaaatataattaaaGGTTTGTGAACTTTTAAAGATTTactattttaataaattaaaaatgaaagtGGATAGACTCAAAAAGTAAAGTAATATATTAAAATGGTAACTTTCCAATTTTTTTACCAAAATAAACTAACGGTTAGGTATACTTTtattgtgtgttttttttttcaagtttaagAGTGTTTTTAAAACCATGCATAAGCTTGGGCGTGGATTTTAGAAACAAATTAAGAGTTTACATCGAAAACTAACCAATAAGAGCATTTCTTAACTCAATTTAAATGTTCGGAACAAATGCAAAAATCACATATGTTCTAACCAAACTTTTAGCTATTTTATCATTATCAACTAGCATGTGTACTTGTGTATTGTCATTACCTCGTTAATCAAATCAAACGTGTCACTATAACATACTCAGCAAATATGTTTGTAAATTGTTGtaaatacaaattttttttacGACTTGGGGTAATCACGAGAGAATATAGCAAGACTATACTCGTTTAGACTTGTCGTggatacaatttttttttaagtctGGGTACTAGTGTCGTAACCAAGAGATAATTGAACCTTTAACTTTGAGGTTGGTAGTAATATAGCGAGACTATACTTATTAAGACTTGCAAATGCAAATTCAAAGTGTATACAAACAATATAAAATAACTTAAACATTTGACCAACCATCACTTTAGTATTTGATACGTAGGCATGAATTGTTCGCATATAAGGAACAATAGGTaagatatagaaaaaaaaaatttaagcaGTGCATGTGATCAATTATAAAAAACCACGCCACTTATTCACATCTTACAACAATTATTGTCCAACTCCTTTACTTGTCGAAAATAACACATCAAGCAAAACATGATTGTTGAAgtttacaaatattttaaaaattgaatgaGCATTGATGTATTGGCTACCACTAGTTGTTGTGTGAAATAACAtgtttataataataataacaatttaatATTAATGTCTAAATTATATCCACGTTACTCAAAACCAATCAACTTAAACCCACGATCATTCCACATGTCACGTGAACTCCACGTGCAGATTTCATTTAAACTCACAAACTCACACTTTCTCAAGTTAATGCATGCATGTTATGTTATTTTGTACGTTACAACACTATATAGAGTAAA
This genomic window contains:
- the LOC103487962 gene encoding glucose-6-phosphate isomerase, cytosolic produces the protein MASLISDTDAWKNLKAHVEDINKTHLRDLMSDAARCNSLMVEYDGILLDYSRQRVNSDTIGKLFKLAEAANLKEKINRMYNGEHINSTENRAVLHVALRAARDATIQSNGKNVVPDVWNVLDKIQDFSEKVRNGSWVGATGKPLKDVVAIGIGGSFLGPLFVHTALQTDPEAIKSAEGRQLRFLANVDPIDVAKNITGLNPETTLVVVVSKTFTTAETMLNARTLREWISAALGPSAVAKHMVAVSTNLPLVEKFGIDPNNAFAFWDWVGGRYSVCSAVGVLPLSLQYGFSVVEKFLKGASSIDQHFYTSPFEKNIPVLLGLLSVWNVSFLGHAARAILPYSQALEKFAPHIQQVSMESNGKGVSIDGVPLPFEAGEIDFGEPGTNGQHSFYQLIHQGRVIPCDFIGVVKSQQPVYLKGEVVSNHDELMSNFFAQPDALAYGKTPEQLHKENVPEHLISHKTFSGNRPSLSILLPSLSAYNIGQLLAIYEHRIAVEGFVWGINSFDQWGVELGKSLATQVRKQLNASRTKGQPIEGFNHSTTTLLKRYLEASSDVPSDLPTLLPRI
- the LOC103487963 gene encoding deoxyuridine 5'-triphosphate nucleotidohydrolase, translated to MFGLAGSKALKTGVLGSATDFVQTGPCARRSRRKMAGNIGAIVDNGAFLSRLPRYKPHLSSSNSKSNRINFRFNSYFSQTLKMAQNGTSEVQESLRSPKVQKLTHDNGESENVSKSSMLLRVKKLSEKAVLPSRASALSAGYDLSSAVETKVPARGKVLVPTDLSIAIPEGTYARIAPRSGLALKHAIDVGAGVIDADYRGPVGVILFNHSDVDFEVKAGDRIAQMILEKIVTPEVMEVEDLDSTLRGEGGFGSTGV